The bacterium genome segment TAGCTGCGTAGTTATGCTCGGGCCAAGTGTGAATGGCAAAATGAGATTCGGAAATAACAATAACTCCGGAAACGCCGTGGGGATTAAACTGGTGGAAAAATGAATCTACAATGTGAGCGTGGGCGACCTTCGCAGCGCCAAGTAAAATTTCTCTTACCTTCGCCGAGTCTTTTAAGTTTGCCGAACAACTATGGAACTCCAGCAAAATAT includes the following:
- the speD gene encoding adenosylmethionine decarboxylase; protein product: MGEEKSCAALGSHILLEFHSCSANLKDSAKVREILLGAAKVAHAHIVDSFFHQFNPHGVSGVIVISESHFAIHTWPEHNYAAIDLFSCSDDLLAEDAVKFLKEAFGPKSVSVLKLDRGNLSA